ATTTTTTCCACGTCGCCGTTCCCGCTTTGAATTTGAAGCGGAACGTTCCACCGTTCGCCTTTTGCGTCATTACCTTCCCATAGGAAGCGTTTCTGGCTCAATGCGATCGTGCGGTTGCCGCTCGCGTCGCACTGCGCCCGGACGAAGACCGTTGGGTAGCCGGGTTGTTTTATCCACGCTGATCCGAGTGCCGCAACGTCTTGACCGCTTTCCGCGCTCAGGGCGCGCCACAAATCGCTTCCGACGGTATTCGAATACGCATTGGCGCGAATGTAGCGGCGCATCCCATCCCGGAATGTGTCCTCACCAAGATATTCCTCGAGCATGCGCAATACCGAACGTCCCTTGGTGTACACGATAGCCGGATTAAATGAGGCTTCGGCTTGCAACTCGTCCTTTACGGGCGACTCGATTGCAATTGACGTTGGTTGTCCGTCGGCGTCAAACGCATCTTGTGCCTCGCCGTCGGTCATCTCCCACCACGCCCAGGATGGATGACGCAGGGCGGTTTCTTTGGTCTCCATCCATGTTGCAAAGCTCTCGGCGAGCCAGATGTCGCTCCACCAATCTATCGTGACAAGATCGCCGGTCCATTGGTGTGACATCTCATGGGCTTGCACGTCCCACGCGATCTGGCGCGCCGAAATCGTCGTACTCGGCCCCGTCAGCAGAAGCTGGTCGTTGTATGTGATCGCACCCCAATTTTCCATTGCACCGGGGAAGCCGCCGGGAATCGCGATTGAGTCCAACTTCGGAAGCGGAAAGCGGAATCCGAAATACGCGTTGTAGTCGTTGAGGATTGTTTGCGACGCCGCGAGTGCGTCGCGTCCCTTGTGTTCCTCACCGCGAACGGCCCAAACGCTATGCGTGTAGCCGTCGTTACGCGCGGTTATGTACGCGAGATTCCCGGCCGTGAATTCGACCAAATACGTCGACATCTTCGGCGTCGGGCGGAATGATACGTCGGCTGTGCTTCCATGCACGACGCGGTGCGCGATCGGCATATTACCGACGACGCTCCACGCTGCGGGGATCGTTGCCGTCAATGTAAACCGGGCGCGAAACGCGGGTTCATCCCAGCACGGGAAGAAGCGGCGCGCATCGGTTGATTCCAATTGCGATGTGAGCAGCACGCCACTGCCTGACGGCGTCCGATACGGCTGAGCGAACAAACCTTGCGGCGTCGTATTGATTAAGCCGGTGTAGGCCAGCGTCAAGACGTGATGCCCCGGCCGCATCGTGTGCGCGACGGTGACCGTCGAGAGCTGCTTGCCGTTCTGCGTAACAACGCTCTGAGCCGGGACGCCGTCGACGCGGACGTTGCTCAGATGCTGGTTGAGCGTGTTGAAGACGATGCGATTCGTCGACTGACGCACGAGCAGCGTGATGCGCTCTGCCCCGGTCATCGTCTTGGTCACCATATTCGGCTTGAACGCGATCGCGTAGTCGAGCGGCACGACGTTTTTCGGAAGACGGCCAGGCGTCTTATCGAAATCGAACGCTGCGGCAGTTGCGGTCGTCGCTGCCAAGAGCAGCGCCGTGATCAGAATTTTCATTTGCCACCCCACGCGTGCACGACTTGCTCGAGCGCTTCGGCCGCGCGCTCGTCGAGCTGTTCGTTCGAAAGCGTGCTGAGCGGATGGGTAACGACGACGGGCTCGATGGCGGTCATTCCGAGTGCCTCACGTTGAACTTTGGCTTCGTGCAGAAAAACGGTCGTGACGAGTACGGCGGTCGGTATCCCCGATGTTTCAAGCCGGATGGCGTCGTGCATACAGCACGAAGTGCAGGACCCTCAATCACCTATCCCGGTGAGCACGAGATCGCTTTCGGCCGCGATCTGCGCGAGCAGCTCCGGCCGCGCGTCGCGCGAAAAGCTTTCCTTCTTGTAGCGCTTGATCGGTCCCAGCGAGAGCCGCTGCGCGAGCGTAGTGGCGATGCGGTCCTCGAGCTTCCAGCCGTTCCATTTCGTATTGTCGAGAACGCCGATGCGCAGTCCGCGCAAGTTCGCCGGACGTTTGGCGAGGTGAAGAACGGGCGCGTCAATCGTCCCGCGGGGATCGTAGATCATTGGAGGATCCTCTCTAGAGACGGCACGTGCCGTCTTCACACATCGCCGCCGCATCCGGCGACGTTCCGTCGATTCGTAGCAACACCGGGCTCGTCATATGTCCCCAACCCGGGATGAATGCCGAAAAACGTCCGGCTTCTCCGCCGGCGACGAACAGATGAATGTCATCCGCACTCGGGACGATCGGAATTCGTGCATCGGGCTCGCGCTTGTACCAGCGTGGAAGATTGCGGTTGTAGATCTTCCCGTAGCGATCGTTAAAGCTGAGGGCGGAGAACTTGTTGCCGGCATTCATCCAAAGATAGTTGCGCACGTCGTGACGCGTCCAGCCGCTTTTGGATATCGTGGCGGCGTGCTCGGGCCCGATGACCACGGCGCACGAGCCGCTGGAGACCGCATTGTTGTGCGCGATCGTCGACATTGCCGATATGATGCTATCCAGCACGCCCTCTGCGTCATCGGCGATGTGATTGGTGACGCTGTGCGGCGGCTCCGACGCAATCACGAATACGGAGCTGTCGTCAGGATTCATGCCATGCTCAACGTGATAAGGCGCCCACGGCGAGATCTCTTCATTCTCCGCGATGCAGTACGTATATTTTGCGGGACTTCCGAGCGTGCTCTTGTCGAGATCACCCGGTGTGCCGCCACCGACGGAGAGTAAGATCATGCGGATCGCCCGCCCAATCGTTGCGTTAGCACGATTCCCCGAACCAAAGACGTTGTGACCGGAATTCATTCCGATCTCGCGGCGAATCGGACCGTTGACGACGAGCAGCGGCGAGACCATGTGCGTCGTCGCCTGCACGCCGTTCAAATTGAATGCGGGCGAGCAAAGCGCGAGCATCGCTGCGCGAACGACCGGTGCGTACTCGGGCTTGCAGCCGGCCATCACCATGTTGACGGCGAGAATCTGTCGTGTTAGTCCGCCGCGGCGCGGTGGAACGACGGCTTCGAGATGTTCGGGGTCTCCCCCGAGCGCGTCAATGACGGCCGCAATCTTCTCGGGCGTTGGCGGAACGACGGGTAGTCCGTCGCTCCATGCTTGCTCGAAATAATACTCGACGAGGTCTTCAGTTTTTGTTTCCGCGAGAGTCGTCATTTCGTCCCCTCAAGGGTTGAGCAAATGCCTTGCACAACTCGCGAAGCGTGCCCTTTCTTTCAGGAAAACGCGCGTTTCTCGAGCTTCTTAAGCAAGAAGGCGTCGAATATATCTTCGGAAATCCCGGAACGACCGAGCTTCCGCTCATGGATGCGCTTGCCGTCGAAACGGAGCTCCGCTACATCCTCGGGTTACAGGAAGCTGCGGTGATGGCGATGGCCGACGGTTACGCGCAAGCTTCCGGAAAACTTACGTGTGTCAGCGTCCATGTCGCTCCGGGACTCGGCAACGCCATGGGGATGCTCTACGACGCGCGCAAAGCGGGCTCACCGATTATCGTGACGGCCGGACAACACGATCAGAGCTTCACGTTTAGCGAGCCGCTGTTGTGGGCCGATCTTCCGGAGATTGCGCGACCGCTCGTCAAGTGGTCGAGCGAGGTACGACGACTGGAAGAATTGCCGCTCGCGATTCATCGCGCGGCGAAAACGGCGCTCGCGCCCCCGACCGGTCCCGTTTTTCTCTCGCTTCCCGGGGATGTTCTCACGAACGAGGCCAATATTGAGATGGGCACGCGGTCACGCGTTGCGCCGAACGTGCGTGGGGATCGTGCCGCGATCGAAGCCGCGGCGAAGCTGTGTGCGAGCGCTCAGCGTCCGCTGATCTTTGCCGGTGACGCGATCGCGCAAAGCGACGCGCTTGCCGAAGTCGTTGCGTTCGCAGAGCTGCTCGGTGCCCCGGTCTACGCCGAAGTCGTATCGAGCCGCGCCTCATTTCCGTCATCGCATCCGCATTTCTTCGGTGCGATGCTGCGCTTGCAGAAGAACATTCACGAGATTCTGGCGCAGCACGATCTCGTGATCTCGCTCGGCGCCGATTTGTTCACGCTTTCGCTTCCCTCACCGGTCGATGCTCTGCCGGAGAACCTCAAGATCGTTCACCTCGACACCGATCCGTGGGAGATTGCGAAGAACTATGCCGTCGAGGCCGCGATATTTGGTGAGCCTAAGGTGACGCTCCCCGAGCTTACGGCCGAGACACAGGAACGGATGACGCCGGAGCAGCGTAGCGCGGCGCGTGAACGCGGCGAAGAAACGCGCAAGCAGAATGCGCAAGCGCGCGCGAAACTTGCAGAAACCGCAGCCGAGGCCACGAAACGTACGCCGATCGAGGCGCTTGCGCTCTTGCAAGCCATCGCCGAGACCTTGCCCTCGAACGCCGTCGTCGTCGACGAAACTGTTTCGTCGGGGCTAGGGATACGCTCGTTGTTGCGCAGCGACGATTCACAAAGCTATTTCGGCTTGCGCGGCGGCGGCATCGGCTGGGGATTGCCGGCTGCGATCGGCGCGAAGCTGGCCTTGCC
Above is a genomic segment from Candidatus Baltobacteraceae bacterium containing:
- a CDS encoding thiamine pyrophosphate-binding protein, yielding MPFLSGKRAFLELLKQEGVEYIFGNPGTTELPLMDALAVETELRYILGLQEAAVMAMADGYAQASGKLTCVSVHVAPGLGNAMGMLYDARKAGSPIIVTAGQHDQSFTFSEPLLWADLPEIARPLVKWSSEVRRLEELPLAIHRAAKTALAPPTGPVFLSLPGDVLTNEANIEMGTRSRVAPNVRGDRAAIEAAAKLCASAQRPLIFAGDAIAQSDALAEVVAFAELLGAPVYAEVVSSRASFPSSHPHFFGAMLRLQKNIHEILAQHDLVISLGADLFTLSLPSPVDALPENLKIVHLDTDPWEIAKNYAVEAAIFGEPKVTLPELTAETQERMTPEQRSAARERGEETRKQNAQARAKLAETAAEATKRTPIEALALLQAIAETLPSNAVVVDETVSSGLGIRSLLRSDDSQSYFGLRGGGIGWGLPAAIGAKLALPSRPVVALIGDGSAMYTVQGLWTAAHEKLAVTFVIFNNTSYKILKQRALAMGAFTAETKRYVAMDLTEPAIDFVGLARSLGITSERVKTLDDVRSHLKRAIESNKPNLIEVVIAA
- a CDS encoding M1 family metallopeptidase, translated to MKILITALLLAATTATAAAFDFDKTPGRLPKNVVPLDYAIAFKPNMVTKTMTGAERITLLVRQSTNRIVFNTLNQHLSNVRVDGVPAQSVVTQNGKQLSTVTVAHTMRPGHHVLTLAYTGLINTTPQGLFAQPYRTPSGSGVLLTSQLESTDARRFFPCWDEPAFRARFTLTATIPAAWSVVGNMPIAHRVVHGSTADVSFRPTPKMSTYLVEFTAGNLAYITARNDGYTHSVWAVRGEEHKGRDALAASQTILNDYNAYFGFRFPLPKLDSIAIPGGFPGAMENWGAITYNDQLLLTGPSTTISARQIAWDVQAHEMSHQWTGDLVTIDWWSDIWLAESFATWMETKETALRHPSWAWWEMTDGEAQDAFDADGQPTSIAIESPVKDELQAEASFNPAIVYTKGRSVLRMLEEYLGEDTFRDGMRRYIRANAYSNTVGSDLWRALSAESGQDVAALGSAWIKQPGYPTVFVRAQCDASGNRTIALSQKRFLWEGNDAKGERWNVPLQIQSGNGDVEKIVLKDDGQTVTAGTCDQPLLANAGGYGFYRVAYDKQTLANDTTAFGSFSNPDKISLLDDQWAFARAGKAGLGPYFDMAAKMGSDYDARAWEQIIASLTTFEQDERGLPRHADLLRRSRELLSPLVKALGWNIKPGEAPPIRDLRNKAILALGQFGDPAVIGEARRRFAIFEHNHASLSPDQQGTVLPVVAAYADPAMFERLHKVALTARDVPEVGRFYGALVTIRDPKLAAMALQAVMTDPLPPQAQSNKLRLIFESADWNPKLSWTFFERHGPDLLKDFSEFDRALFMADALPDIYKDAEPPSVIAVWVQARSPAGAAPYIKRGLAAARVKLAEKARLVAELNAELSHTSRN